Below is a window of Anaerolineae bacterium DNA.
TTCACGCTACCGCCTTTGTGGTTGCCTGTCAGACGGCAGCCCGTCCCAAAACCGGAGAACAACCGTCATTTATCGATTCCATCCGAAGGGGCATCCGCCCTCATTCGTCAAAGTTGACCAATACTGCCGCTTGACCCTGACCTGTGGGCAGGCTATTCTTGGCAAGCACTGTCTACTCGCCGAATGGAGCACTTCATGATTCGACCTGTGGCGACCGTGGAAGTTACCCCCAAGCTCCCGGAGAAGTTGCAGGGTCTGCTTGAACTGGCCTACAACCTGCGCTGGAGCTGGGACCACGACACGATCAACCTATTCCGCCGGCTTGACCGCGAACTCTGGGAGCAAACGGAGCATAATCCCGTCCGAATGCTTGGCACCATCCAGCAGAGCAAACTGGAAGCCGCCGCGGAAGATGACGCCTTCCTGGCTCATCTCAGCCGGGTTTGGGATGATTTTGAGCATTACATGACCACGAAGAACACGTGGTATCGCAAGCGTTTTGGCGACTTTGACAAGCCATACATCGCCTACTTCTCCACCGAATTTGGCCTGACCGAGTGCGTCCGCAACTATTCTGGCGGCCTGGGCGTCCTCAGCGGCGATCATCTCAAGAGTTCCAGCGACCTGGATGTCCCCCTGGTTGGTGTGGGTCTGCTGTATCAGGAAGGTTATTTTCAGCAGTATCTGAGCGCGGACGGCTACCAGCAGGAAGCTTACCCGATCAACGACTTCAGCAACCTGCCGGTGCGTCGTGTGCTGGACAAAAACGGTCAGCCGCTCAAAATCAGCGTGCCCATGCCGGGCCGCCAGATGTACGCCCAGATCTGGAAGGTGCAGGTAGGTCGCATTCAGCTCTATCTGCTCGATTCCAACCTGACGGAAAACATTGAGGAAGACCGCGATCTGACCGATCGCCTCTATGGTGGCGACCGGCGCACCCGCATTCGCCAGGAAATCCTGATGGGCATCGGCGGTTTACGCGCATTGGATGCGCTGGGCCTGCGCCCGCTGGTCTGCCACATGAACGAGGGGCATTCCGCCTTTCTCTCCTTGGAACGCATCCTGCAGATGATCAAGGAGCGCGGCCTGTCCTTTGAGGAAGCGCTGTATATCACCAATGCGGGCAACATCTTCACCACCCACACCCCTGTCTCTGCAGGGTTGGAACGCTTCGGCTTTGACCTGATCGACGAGCATTTCACGCCCCTGTTCCGCGAACTGGGGCTGAGCCGCGAGCAGTTCATCGATCTGGGGCGGGAGAACATGGGCGGTTATGAGTTGTTCTCAATGCCGGTACTCGCCCTCAGGACATCAGCGGCGGCTAACGCCGTCTCCCGTCTGCACGGTGAGGTTAGCCGCAAGATGTGGCAATGGATGTTCCCACGCCTGCCCGAAGCGGAAGTGCCCATTGGCGCCATCACCAATGGCGTCCATGTCAAGACCTGGGTCAGCCAGGAGATGGCCGTGCTGCTGGACCGTTACCTCGGCCCGGCCTGGCGGGAAAACCCCGATGATCCTGACGTGTGGAAGAACATCGATCTGATCCCGGATGCCGAGTTGTGGCGCAGCCACGAGCGCCGCCGCGAGCGCCTGGTGGCCTTCGCCCGCAAGCGTCTGCGTCAACAACTGATCCGGCGCGGTGTTTCCCAGGCGGAGATCATAGCCGCCGGGCAGGCCCTTAACCCGGACGCGCTGACGATCGGCTTTGCCAGGCGCTTCGCCACCTATAAGCGGGCTACCCTGCTCTTCCGTGATATTGACCGCCTGATCCACATCCTCAACGATCCGGAGCGCCCGGTGCAGGTGATCTTTGCCGGCAAGGCGCATCCGCACGATATCGCCGGTAAAGAACTGATCAAGACTATCATCACCATGGCCCGTCGGCCAGAACTGCGCAACAAGATCGTCTTCCTGGAAAACTACGACATCACCATCGCCCGCTATCTTATCCAGGGTGTCGACCTGTGGCTGAACACCCCGCGCCGTCCAAAGGAAGCCAGCGGGACTTCTGGCATGAAAGTGATCTACAATGGCGGCCTTAACGCCAGCATCCTGGACGGCTGGTGGGCGGAAGGGTATGACCTCTCGCTGGGCTGGGCCATCGGCAGCGGCGAGGAATACGCCGAAGCTGAATGGGAGATGCAGGATCAGATCGAAAGCCAGGCGTTGTATAACCTGCTGGAACAGGATGTCATCCCTACTTTCTATACCCGCGGCCATGATGGCCTGCCAACTGCCTGGATCGCTAAGATGAAGGCCTCCATGCGCCAGCTCAGCCCGATCTTCAATACCCATCGGATGCTGCGGGAGTACACCGAGAAATACTACGTCCCGGCTCGCGACCGCTACTTGCGCCTGACCGAAAGCGATCTGACCAACGGGCGCGACTACCTCCGCTGGTGGCAACGCATCAAGAGCAACTGGGATCGTGTCGCCATCAAGCGCGTGGAAATCCCCACCGACGAACTGAAAGTCAGCGAGGAAGTCACCGTTCGGGCCTGGGTGGACCTGGCTAACCTGACGCCGGGAGATGTCAGTGTCCAGCTCTACGCCGGGCGGCTGGATACCGAGGGCTTCATTCAGAACGGACAATCGGTTGAAATGCAGGTTGCCGACCGTCGTGATGACGGCACTTATGAATACGTGGTGACCACCCACTACACCGAAAGCGGGGCGCGCGGCATCTCCGTGCGGGTGATGCCCCACCACGAATACCTGGATGGTATCTACCAGACCGGCATGGTGCACTGGGCGGTCGAGTAACCTAACCCTGCTTGCCAGATCACAAAAGCCCCTGTCAAGATAGGCAAACAGGGGCTTTTGTTTGCGCGCCTGCGGCGGCTTAACGCTCGCGAACCAGCTGTGGAATGTCACGCCAGCGCGGCAGATGCCCGGACAGCAGCACCTGTACCCGGAAGAGTCGTCCGGCCAGCCAGATCGCCCCGAAACCAGCCAGAAGCAGCAGCGCCAGGCCAAGCAACAACTGCCAGAGCGGCACAGTGGTCACCATCAGGCGCATCACCATCCCCACCGGCGCCGTCACCGGGAACAGACTCAACACCACCGGCAGCACGGCATTGGGCGTTTCCGCAAAGATAGCCAGGAAGTAGTAGGGTAGCATCGCCGGCAGGGTGAATACCACCGCCATTTGCGGCCCTTCCCGCATGGACGGGGCGATGGCTCCAACAGCGGCATACGCCCCGGCAAACAGCAGGAAACCGCCAATGAAGTACAGTAGTACCCACACGAGCATCTCCGGCGCCACAGCCAGATCGGAAAGCGACGGTATGATCGCGCCCAGTTGCCTCAGACCATACACCGCAACAATCCCCCAGACCACGATCTGGATCAATCCCAGCAGGCCGGAAGCCAGCACTTTGCCCGCCAGCAACGGCAATGGCCGCACTGAGGAGAGGATGATCTCCATCATGCGGCTCTCCTTCTCATAGATCACGCTACTCATCAGGTACCCGCCGGAGAAGAAGATGGCGATCGCCAGCAGCAGGGCAAACACGTACACCAGCACAAAGGACGAATCCTCGCTGCGGGCTACCGCCGCCTCCCCACTGGCAGCGACCTGATGCTCCACAATCACAATGTCAGAGCGCAGCCGCAGCGCCAGATCGCGATCCACGCCCTGCAGCAGCCGGTCCATCAGGAAAGCCTGAAAGAAGCTATCCCCCTGCATGCTGTTGATGCTCACCGAACGGATATAGCGCGTCACGTTGCCCGTATCCAGATAGTCAGCAGCGATCACATATACGGAATCGACCTCGCCGGCGCGCATCGCGTCCAGAGCCGAGTCCTCATCGGGGTAACGGATCAGCATTGAACCGAAAAGGCCGGGACTCTCGAACAGGCCGCTGTGATCCACATAGCCTAACTTCCCGGTGAAAGTCTCCTCCGTCTGCGCTTCCCCTCCGCTCTCCCGCTCACGGCTGGCCTGATAGTTCAGAAAAGCCTGTACACCCAGCAACCCCACCACCACCAGCACCGGCAAGATAAACGTCGTGAACAGGTAAGCCCGCCGCCGGAACTGATGCACAAACTCAAACTGGAAGACTTCCCACAAGTGGCGCATTTCAGCCAGCCTCCTGCGACGTTGTCAGCATTGACCGCCGCCCCTGCCGCAGCGCGTTGAGCAACTCCCGCAGCGACAGACGTTTGCCGTACATCAGCAGCCCGATCCGGAAGATCTGCGCCGCCACCCACACCGTCAGGAGGCAGGCCGCTGCCAGCAGGACGATACTCAGGATCACCTGCCAGCCCGGAACCGGCCCCATGGGTATACGCAACAACATAGCGATCGGCGCTGTCAGCGGGAACAACGACAGTGCAACCGGCACAGCGTCATTGGGATTCTGCATGAATAGCATGATCATCAAATACGGCAGCACAGCCGCCAGCGTGATCACGCTGGCGAACTGGCGGCCTTCCTGCTCTGCCGTGACTACCGCGCCGATGCCAGCCATAATCGAGGCTACCAGGAAGTAACCCAGCACCAGGTAGACCAGTCCGATTGCTAGGTAGCCCGGATCCAGGTAAAGCGATTGCAGAAAGGCACTCTCCGGCTGGCTCTTGATCAGCAGCGCCCCGCCGATGCCCCACAGAACGACCTGCGTCAGCCCCAGCGCGCCCAGCCCCAGCACCTTGCCCCACAGCATCTCCAGCGGCGTGCAACTGGTGATCAAGATCTCCATCATCCGGCTCTCTTTTTCCTCCACCACGCCGGACATCAGGAACTGAGAGGTGGTATTGACCGCCATGAGAAAGATGAGGCTAAAGACAAGTGGCGACATGAAACGGCCCAGAAAGGCGTCAGTGCTGGAAAGTTCCGCGCCGGTATCCAGCTCAATTACGGTCAGGTCCAGCGGGTTGCGCAGGCGTTCCACCGGCAGTTCCGGCGGCGCCAGGCGAGCCAGGTTGGCCTGCACAAAGTCGGCGAACTGGTCTTCAATGCCATCGGGGACGCTCTCCAGCGTATAAGCTTCCGCCACTCCTGTTTTCAGGAAGTTTTCCGGCAGCACAAAATACGCGCCAATGCGCTTATCCAGCAGGGCTGCCTGCGCCGATTCGACATCAGCGAACGCCTGATACTCTTCCGGCTTTTCCACCGCCTCGTTCAACACACCGGTCTGATCCACATAACCGATGTTTCCCAGCTGGCCGGTGCCAGCAAACGTCGTGTCGGAGATCGCAAAAACCACGAACATCATGACAAACGTAAACAGCGGGACACCGAACGCCGTGAACAGGAACGAACGCCGGCGGAAGTTGTACCAGTATTCGCGCCGGGCAATCAGCCATATCTTACGCATTGTTGTTCCTGCCTCCCACGACCTCAATGAAAATCTCGGTCAGGCTTGG
It encodes the following:
- the glgP gene encoding alpha-glucan family phosphorylase, encoding MIRPVATVEVTPKLPEKLQGLLELAYNLRWSWDHDTINLFRRLDRELWEQTEHNPVRMLGTIQQSKLEAAAEDDAFLAHLSRVWDDFEHYMTTKNTWYRKRFGDFDKPYIAYFSTEFGLTECVRNYSGGLGVLSGDHLKSSSDLDVPLVGVGLLYQEGYFQQYLSADGYQQEAYPINDFSNLPVRRVLDKNGQPLKISVPMPGRQMYAQIWKVQVGRIQLYLLDSNLTENIEEDRDLTDRLYGGDRRTRIRQEILMGIGGLRALDALGLRPLVCHMNEGHSAFLSLERILQMIKERGLSFEEALYITNAGNIFTTHTPVSAGLERFGFDLIDEHFTPLFRELGLSREQFIDLGRENMGGYELFSMPVLALRTSAAANAVSRLHGEVSRKMWQWMFPRLPEAEVPIGAITNGVHVKTWVSQEMAVLLDRYLGPAWRENPDDPDVWKNIDLIPDAELWRSHERRRERLVAFARKRLRQQLIRRGVSQAEIIAAGQALNPDALTIGFARRFATYKRATLLFRDIDRLIHILNDPERPVQVIFAGKAHPHDIAGKELIKTIITMARRPELRNKIVFLENYDITIARYLIQGVDLWLNTPRRPKEASGTSGMKVIYNGGLNASILDGWWAEGYDLSLGWAIGSGEEYAEAEWEMQDQIESQALYNLLEQDVIPTFYTRGHDGLPTAWIAKMKASMRQLSPIFNTHRMLREYTEKYYVPARDRYLRLTESDLTNGRDYLRWWQRIKSNWDRVAIKRVEIPTDELKVSEEVTVRAWVDLANLTPGDVSVQLYAGRLDTEGFIQNGQSVEMQVADRRDDGTYEYVVTTHYTESGARGISVRVMPHHEYLDGIYQTGMVHWAVE
- a CDS encoding ABC transporter permease encodes the protein MRHLWEVFQFEFVHQFRRRAYLFTTFILPVLVVVGLLGVQAFLNYQASRERESGGEAQTEETFTGKLGYVDHSGLFESPGLFGSMLIRYPDEDSALDAMRAGEVDSVYVIAADYLDTGNVTRYIRSVSINSMQGDSFFQAFLMDRLLQGVDRDLALRLRSDIVIVEHQVAASGEAAVARSEDSSFVLVYVFALLLAIAIFFSGGYLMSSVIYEKESRMMEIILSSVRPLPLLAGKVLASGLLGLIQIVVWGIVAVYGLRQLGAIIPSLSDLAVAPEMLVWVLLYFIGGFLLFAGAYAAVGAIAPSMREGPQMAVVFTLPAMLPYYFLAIFAETPNAVLPVVLSLFPVTAPVGMVMRLMVTTVPLWQLLLGLALLLLAGFGAIWLAGRLFRVQVLLSGHLPRWRDIPQLVRER
- a CDS encoding ABC transporter permease; this encodes MRKIWLIARREYWYNFRRRSFLFTAFGVPLFTFVMMFVVFAISDTTFAGTGQLGNIGYVDQTGVLNEAVEKPEEYQAFADVESAQAALLDKRIGAYFVLPENFLKTGVAEAYTLESVPDGIEDQFADFVQANLARLAPPELPVERLRNPLDLTVIELDTGAELSSTDAFLGRFMSPLVFSLIFLMAVNTTSQFLMSGVVEEKESRMMEILITSCTPLEMLWGKVLGLGALGLTQVVLWGIGGALLIKSQPESAFLQSLYLDPGYLAIGLVYLVLGYFLVASIMAGIGAVVTAEQEGRQFASVITLAAVLPYLMIMLFMQNPNDAVPVALSLFPLTAPIAMLLRIPMGPVPGWQVILSIVLLAAACLLTVWVAAQIFRIGLLMYGKRLSLRELLNALRQGRRSMLTTSQEAG